gaatgatacagaggagatgttataatgacgtaataacatactttcaaggatttattagtaccttacataacgacaaatggacctaaactgtgggagtaaattgatccaccgaatcttaaaaaacatggaaccaaacccagcgaacgactgagaaaccttcgaaaagtcccctttataaaacggtactgcatctcctctacactgaatggttaaaacatagctaaaactaactatatttgtgctactacgtccatctactaatttgtaagagtaaattcgtctttactcgatgagtttagctaacatattatttttatacagaaaatatgataggttaactaataccttacacgtgaatatctataacaactgcgatcaacaactccattttgagttatgattttttgttttgcaaaatctgagtgcgggacacgcccaccgacggtcatttttcgcatttaatattttattactcataccatacaaataataaataaataatgttaaggtgtaccaaatagaacagaggctaaagattatgcctgatttaattcagatttttcgaacagtccgttctgacgttttttgcctcggacacgtaaaaacgcgcctcctgagaaatgcccaactttgctcccttgtataacaaataactattgtatgcaatctgtcagttCAAGTCATAGTTGTTAGTTCAAgtcacagaattacagttaaaccagaatgagtagttaggtaaagtcaggtaatatacagataaaaatagtactactatggtaacctcattaacactggcaacgcGTGCGAGAGGGGCACCAGCctaaacaatgccctctcatgtggaccgttttcgctagtctgatacgatcacctttctgtctcagtgataaggctcaatttagtatggcaaaaaatgtgattccacaatctagtttaataattctaaatgtATGCCTCACCGCGTCTGTGGATTTTTTTCACGTAAGTGAtagcgagaaaaaaaaataacactttctcgctctcactttcGGGAGAGCATTCCAGGGTCGCGGTGCGGTGTGGTTGTTTGTTTACACACTGTGCTTGCAAAAGAACAGAGAAAGTAGATAGGTGCGCTAAGTGTGATAgagacaaaatattttattaggccccgcgcacacggaggcaacagttgctcggcgactttcgtatttgtataaaaagttgcgtcgcctcgtgtgcgcaccttcatactagcccatagaccgagcgacggagacaaaacagttttgtctcccgtctgtgggggcccttaGTCGGGGATTTCCCGTTTGAGGAGATAGCTACCATAGACAATCATCGCGTAAGTGCGGCCAATTTTTGGTGTAATAAGATGCAAAATGTTGTTAATAATTACGGCCAATTCGccatataatcaaaatctcgtACATATTTGTACGAGGTTAATATGTAGTATCCTCGTACCTCGTACGGAAGACCACAAATCTCGTATTTGTACGAGGAACCtcgtacggttggcaaccctggACGGTCGCTTGATTTTTGAGGGCCACATTTGAGTTAGAGATGTGCCAAACCGAAAATATCGCAAACCGGGCTGAACGGTTTGATTTTCTACGTAAACCGGTTTCAACCCGGTTTGACCAAACCGAGTTGCTACGACGGTCCTTAGCGTATTAATGTAGCGGTTAGGTTTGGCCCGTGTGAAGCGATTCGTCAAAAttaaacacgaatcaagtcggTCGGGTTGAGTCGAGTCAAGTTATGCCCGAAAcacatgtatttaaaattaaagttgtGTTTGAACaagctaaactaaaactaaattaatatatttcatttcatttcatcaaaATATTCGTAATGGAGACAGAATTCACAAAATATCGGCAAGGGCGGCAACGGCAGAATATAGCGGGAGCATTTAATGACAGTTGTAAACTGTTATATTTCCCCATTTATTATTAGGAAAAAGAGCACCATCTGTTATAATTGATTTGCGGACCGCGAACGTGTTTCAGATTCTGGCCGTGGCGCCACTTCCACGCGACAGCTATCCTGCTTACACTCGCTGGCTTGCAGTTCCGATGCCGATATTGCCGGTTTCGTTATCAACATTTTCGAGTCGAGTCATGTGGGAGTGGGACCGATCGGTACGTTCGTTCGGCTGCGTTCCGTCTGCTCGTTGGAACCGGTTTGGTGAACTGTCAAACCGAGTCGGGCCGAGTTGAGCCTAACTCGGTTTGAACCGGGTTGGCAAACCGGGTTGACACATCTCTAATTTGAGTGGCGCGTCACCTATCTTccgctattttactttaatcaaagaTGGCGATGAAAATGCAACCGTTTCTTCACGAAGTGCGATACGAATTATATACCTGGCTTGAACAAGTCTTGCTGCAACTAGGTAAGACATTGCATAAttgtacttttaaataaaagacGAAAGGAACACGGGACAAGGATCCGTCTAAGATCTGCCTGAAGGACTGATTTAAACTATGGGTTCTATGGGCAGGACAGAAGGCTGATGCCTGCTTTTTTATCGGTATTAGCGCTCAATGTTTTGCAAAACGCTATTAACTGCCTACTATAACATaccaataattatttaatggaaaatttaataaaataataataggtcAGCTGCAAGCCTGCAAATCAGGCTTATCATTTTATCAGCTGCAGACGGATTAATTTATAAAACTAAAAGATACATTATGATAGCGGTGCAAAACTATGACCTCATTTAAAGTGATCAGGTCATCTTATACATGTAAATGATGTAAACAATGTAGAGTAGTTATAGAACTGGAGGATTTTTATAAATTTCTTTAATATAGGTATTAGGGGGTTGTAATAAAATTGCTAGGAATCTTTTTGCATTCTTTTCTATTGTATTTAAGTTGGAGGATTACAGTTGGCTATTGTTCAcaatttaaattgtaattttcaGGAGACTTGTTTGAAATCCGCATAGTATGGAACAGTGACACCGCAGTCTTGACAGGGGCATTTGCTCTGGCCGGAGGGCTGGTTGGAGGGTATGCGGGCGGCAGGAAGGGGGCTGCGCTGGGGGTCGGTATCGGCGGTGCAGCGGGCCTTGGGGTCTCTAGTAAGTATTATAAACTCTATTTGTTCAGGATAGTCAGACAGACACGTGCAATCAAATTATTGCAATAACATGAGAATCTATAAAAGTAGAGGTAACTTActgagaaataaaaataaatatatgagtgGTTCAATTATGAAGTTCCTTTTAATTCTTCTAGCTAGATGATTAATAGAAAGTAAGATGGGAAGAGAATTTTAACtactatagttttatttcaggaTATTGATAAAACCCTGCTTTTTCAGGATATGTCTCCCTTCGAGAAATCTGGGCTTCAGTAAAACACCAGCTCAAAGAGATCCTGTTCATCATCCTCAACTATCTCCGACGCTTGGACCCAGGGGACTACTGCCACGCGTTGGAGCTCTTTCTAGCCTGCTCGGCTAGTCGGAGGGAACTGGTGCTAACTTTATTGGAGTTCATCGCTTCTAAATTAGGGAAGGAAGTGCTATCTAGTATTACTGCGGCGTAGGACTGGGGTAGGGATTTAGTAAAGGTGTGATGTGCTAATGTTGAAAATTTTAGCTTTGTGATTAAAAATTTCACTGTTTCATGACACTAGTTTATTTGTAGGTATGTCAAGAGTTGCAACATTGCACTTTATTAAGAGTTGCACTACTTGCACTAGGTATTGTTTTCCTAAAAGATTTTTAAAGGTGACATGGACATCTCTGTAAAGATGTTGATTTATAAAACCAATGTTCTAAAATATAACAAAACCATGTTGAATAATCTCATGTGAATTTAAGgttttaaggcactggtcccaccgcgagctagtaagctatgagctatcggctataaaaacgaacaaaagataatcactcccgtgcaaataaaagagacacggcgatgtttatagttactcgcccagcggtgagctattaaaatcgccgtgtctcttttatttgcacgggagtgattatcttttgtacgtttttgtagccgatagctcatagcttactagctcgcggtgggaccagtgcctaatggtGACTTATTGAATACACTTGTTTGTATAACTGATTTTGGCTATTTTTCCTTCTCAGCCATTTTAAAATACTCTATGCCTATTCGGTAAAGAATCACTATTTTTCGAGCCAGGCAATGTTAGGTAGGGTGGGCAAAGTTGCAGCATTTGACGGGACTGAGATGTTTGAAGTGTTAGATGTCAACTTTAGCCAGTCTTCTCCAAATCCATGGGATTAATTAACTATTTTAGGCAAACGCGACTAGAATTTTCTGCAAATGAATCATCAAAGCGGGATGTAATTATTAGGAAAACCTTGAACATTAATCTTCTGGAAAAATGTTAAAAGGtcaataagaacaaagaaatctGTTTTAACTGTTTTATTCAGTGCATGGTCATAGGAACAACATAACTATGAAACTATCACTTTTCTAATCTAAGCCAGGAGTCCTTAACCGGTGGGGCGTATAGactatcccccttattcataaacgttcactaaagttatcaaaccgataaagttcgtttgtccctttctatcacaccagggactttatcggcttgatgaCTTTATTACTAATAAAACCCGTAAATTAGTACTTTATtcatacagcgcgtaaacctaataagggcgataaatgaaaccaggcatataattcaatattgttatcatcaattaagaggtgtttttgagttactcttaattttcagcccataattattttttgaaaaaattcccagctgcaatgtactgtaaacgttgttgcgatgacaatcaatgacaactgtcaacgagcgtttaacgcgagtgtgtttgcattacgttgcgggccgaattaatttgtatggataaaaaaaatatttcaattttaagtaaatgttatctaattcctttttttatgtcctatactcaccaccgttaagaggttcgcccgtattaggtttacaccctgtataaaactaaaatgaaggtagaaataaatattttaaattacagATAAAGGTTTAGAACCCCTGTTCTACGGTAACGTTCTTAGACTCTACAAGTGTCTTAACAATTTGTACCAAAGAAtcttgtactcttttttttacAAACTTTAACTTTACATTTGAAGCATATTGTTACGCTGGCTATGTGTCCCACAGTGGATCCTGCCTGGTGGTTTTAGGACACATTCTTTATAGACTGTCAAGAAAATCTTGGCACGAAGAAAAGCCGTCAAATTCCGAAAGTAGTAGGTTTCTCGTCCCATAGGAAATTTTAATTACGCGCCTCTTTtagtgaaaaatatattttaaaagttGACAGATTTCAATATCCTTTGTATGTGATATGATTACAAAGTATTCATTTTACACTAAAGCGATTGTCGCTTTTAGTGCTTCCACCACGCATTGTATTATACAACTTTTGTTATCTTTCGTGTTATGTTAACCTAAGTAGCAGGCAAGTATACAACAGAAATGCAGTATCtatgactaaaataaataaataaatataggaggAATCTTACTTCTACGTTAGGAATGTCTAGATCTTTTCACTGGCTAAAATAAGTACAACATTCACAGCTTTCTGTTTaagcttatttttaaattaggcTTAATGGGaatataaataatgtttaatgtttagtattaaataaggtcaatacgggtaagtgtgtgaTAAGGATAAGTGTGTCTGGTCTTCACATTTGacctttttactcattgtcagAGATGTTTTTGCCAGTttatacttttgctacttgctactcacgattagtagtaaacgtatgaactctcattaaacactgatcattgttCTAAACAGgcaaaatgtgaaggccagacacacttaccCCTATGACACACTTATCCATATTGACCTTAATTCATGTAAGCAAAAATGCCCATAGTTATATTTTGTTCTACACTGTGAAGGCTCTCATAAAATAAACGTAATGGGCATAGAACTCTTAAAGCAGATACTGGCAACAGGTGCTAAAGTATACTTCTTATGTCATGACGGTTTGAGCgctaaaaactaaaaataaataaagcttTCACTAAAACACAATAAGCTAATTGTTGATGATCAATTTATCTACATGAAATTTTAGGAATAAATAACGAAAAACGATGTACAATACTTTCTACAcggcaagcgcggatccagcttcgtgcccaggggggggggggaggggtcacgtggtaaaggcccaggccccaaaCGTGGTCTATTTGATGCCAACCTACAAtaccccctggatccgcgcatctACACGGTTAAAAAACTACAGAAGTAAacacaatataaataaaaaaacaatgtaGGGAAATAAGTGTTACAACCATAAagttttaagtacctacctataccatatttattctaaattcttgttcataaaattattatgactatgttaaacaaaacaataataataaaaccgcATTACCGAAAAAAGGACAAAACAtagaaaaaacaaataaattagaGCATAGCTtaagcaataaaataaataagttagtCATGTACTAAACTGAGATTACTGGATTTTGCGTATAGGAACATAatatagtaaaaatattttactatttgtATAAGTTCTGGCTAGAAGTCGGTAAAGTTCTGCACCAATATTGTGTTAACTATAGTCTGTATCTTTAggcatataaataaatgtaaacacaGTTTACTCTCGAAAGACTCCTCCAACCAGTCGAGGGTAAATGAAAAGATTACACGACCAAATAAGGACGTTAAAAACAGGCCGCTCAGTGACAGATCCGCTTGATTTTGTACTTAGTTGGTTAACCAACAAATGTACAACAACAAACTACctgaaaattttcaaattttatgtttacgttttttttaatacctaaaagtacaaaTCGTTTCTTTACAGATTTGTTTTACTGAACCTACATTCGATCTCCGATTCGAACTTACGATCGAATCTGCTTTAAAGCGACAATTAAtgttatgtttaagtaccactAAGCACGCATTTTATTCTATAACAAAAGAGTGCAAAATAAACAGacaaaacataacctaaaaaataATAGGGCAGTATAAGTGTACTAGGTGTGGTAGTGTGGTCAGTGTGGACTTGTGGAGTCTGTGCGGTGCGCGTGGTTCATTGTTGCGGCTGGTCGTGCAGCGCCGACTTTAGCTCCATGGCGAGCTTGTAGCCGAGCTCGGGCCGCCGGTCGCGACCGTCCACCATCGCTGCCACCTGAGAAATAATcacacaatttaaaaaaaactaccttGGCGACCGGGTCTATTTTGTTATATCGCGACTTTTGATAAAAAAactcgtcatcatcatcctccttgcgttatcccagtatttgccacggctcatgggagcctggggtccgctttgacaaccaatcccaagatttggcgtaggcaccagtttttaAGAAAGCGATTGCAATCTTCACCTTccgacccgaagggtaactaggccttattggaattagttcggtttcctcacgatgttttccttcaccgaaaagcgactggcaaatatcaaattacatttcgcacataagtttcgaaaaactcatcggtacgagccggggttcgaacccgcgacctccttatcgtaagtcgcacgctcttaccgctaggccatcagcgcttagataaaaaaaatcgtatgaaaacaaaaaaaaaacgaaaaaaattttctggccgggattcgaacgtaCGAATTTACACACTGACACATTTTAAACATGATAGTATGTATAGAAAAAAACTTATTAGCATGTTTCTgtgttaaaataatttacaatagGTACTACGGTAGTAACTGTCGATTCAGTATACTTAGTTTACGCAATGTGTGTACCTAAGTTTACACGAACATGCCTAAGAGTACGCACTTATGTGTATAAGTGTGCGCACTAGGGTGTATTTACTTGGTCTGAATTGACGATGACGCCGTTATTATTAATGACGGTGTTCTTAGTTTTCTCGATGTCGGCGAGGTTGACGCCATAGAAACGCGGCATTTGTcagggcacacctcggacagtggcgatcaaatatatgaaagaggcgcgttcctacgcactcAGTCTAAGcacgtgtaggtgaacgcgtaccatgcttgtaggagtgagataagacaggtcgactggtcgtgttcttgacaggcggtaactgtggggtaaccgagagcgggtgggcggcactttcagcggggagcgggagtggctatactctacgatagtgctctttattatactgtgatggGTGTAACTGTATAAATAAGGTACCTGGTCTGAATTGACGATGACGCCGTTATTATTAATGATGGTGTTCTTAGTTTTCTCGATGTCGGAGAGGTCAACGCCGCGGGACGCGTCGTCTATCAGGATAGCG
This genomic window from Leguminivora glycinivorella isolate SPB_JAAS2020 chromosome 1, LegGlyc_1.1, whole genome shotgun sequence contains:
- the LOC125232427 gene encoding uncharacterized protein LOC125232427; the protein is MAMKMQPFLHEVRYELYTWLEQVLLQLGDLFEIRIVWNSDTAVLTGAFALAGGLVGGYAGGRKGAALGVGIGGAAGLGVSRYVSLREIWASVKHQLKEILFIILNYLRRLDPGDYCHALELFLACSASRRELVLTLLEFIASKLGKEVLSSITAA